Proteins encoded together in one Marispirochaeta sp. window:
- a CDS encoding TRAP transporter small permease: MEKLFFALRKFLYFVSIAAIALMLVIIFFQVISRYIFGYTFDWSEELARFLFVWVVFIGSALIIGDKGHMAVQLLPDKLSGTNAGFFLQLFIKAASLVFILLLIAQGSKMTRTMMFQTAPALNLPMGVVYAIIPISGILMLLYLIRDSLTLFAEHKKSLGKEN; this comes from the coding sequence ATGGAAAAATTATTCTTTGCACTGCGAAAGTTTCTATATTTCGTATCCATAGCCGCAATTGCATTGATGCTGGTCATTATTTTCTTCCAGGTCATTTCCCGCTATATATTTGGTTATACCTTCGACTGGTCCGAAGAGCTGGCGAGATTCCTTTTTGTCTGGGTGGTATTTATCGGATCCGCGCTTATCATCGGCGACAAGGGGCATATGGCGGTCCAGCTTCTTCCCGACAAACTGTCCGGAACAAACGCCGGCTTTTTTCTGCAGCTGTTTATAAAGGCCGCCAGCCTTGTCTTTATCCTTCTACTGATTGCACAGGGCTCGAAGATGACCAGGACCATGATGTTCCAGACCGCCCCGGCCCTCAACCTGCCGATGGGAGTCGTATACGCAATCATTCCGATCAGCGGAATACTGATGCTGCTGTATCTGATCAGGGACTCCCTTACCCTCTTTGCAGAGCACAAGAAATCACTTGGAAAGGAGAATTAG